GCGCCGCCACCACCTTGATGCGGTTATTGACCTGTGCGCGGGTAAGCTCCCGGCAGGTTTCTTCCTCACCGTAGATCCACTGGCGCATGACCACGCGGTCTGGGTCGGTTTCCGCTTGGAAGAGCTTCTCTGCCAACTGGGCCAAGGTGAACTCGGGCGCTAAGAACTGCCCCATCTGCGCTTTTAGATCCATCGATTCTCCTTAGGTAAATGGTTTCGGTAATAAAACTATCGGAGTTGGGGGAATGGTTGTTACGCGGCGTCGATAAGCTGGCGGGCCCAGCCCACTACCCACTGGTTGGCAGTCGTGCCATCGATAACGCCACTATTGGAGGCGTACTGCGCATGCACGCCATTCGCGGCAATCAAACCCTGCGCGCGCTCTAGCGCATTGGTCACGTTAGGCGGGGCATCACACACCGAATCATTGGGCGCGCAAATCTGGAAAGTGCGATCCGCCAGGCTACCGAACCCATTATGGCGCGCACCACGCATGGAAGCACCCGGCACGATGGGCTGCACCAATCCGGATACGGGCTGAAGGGCAATTTCTGCACCGACGCCACCCACCTTGCGGCCTGGGTTTTGCCCGACGCCATTTTGGCGGCGGCCGTCTGCGATAAGGGCCACGCCTGCGATGTTTTCCGCCGGCACCGCGCCTTGGCCGCCACCAATCTCATCGGCAACGTCGCCTGCAATCACCGCGCCCTGAGAAAAGCCGCTCAGAATGAACTTGGTAGCTGGGCAGCTTTGGTGAACGCTACGCAGCTCGTCGTTCATCTTGGCGGTTCCCTCAGTGCGGGAATCGTCGTAGCTCATTTCGTGCTGCGCATTAATATTTTTAAATTGCGCGGTATAGGGAAGGGTCCAAACCTTCACGTCATCCCCGTAGGCCTCCTGCAGCGGTTTCGTAATAGACAGCATGAACGAGCGCGGGTTGGCAGAAGGATTAATGGGGTCGTCGTCAGCCGCGGACTCCCAGGTGCCCGGGGCAGAAATGAACTCCACACGGGGGCACCACTCGGGCTGCTGCGGTTGCGGCGGCGCGGCCTGCTCCGTGGTGTGCGGAGCCGGGGAATCAGTGCCTTGGTTGAGGTAACGCGACGCGCCCACGCCAATGACAGCTAATACGACGAGGGCCGCGACAACGGTAATAGTTTTTCGCATGGATTAGTTGTACCAGGTAAACCTAGCAAATCCCTGAACGTGCAGAATCCTTGATGAGCTGGGAAAGCTCCTCAAAACTCTGCGTGGTGCGCTGCTGCTCGATGAGCTGGCCGGCAACCGCAGAAATGGTGACCTCATTCTCGTCACAGGCCGCTTTGCCGGCTCCAAGGAGCTGATCCTCAACGCCATCGACGTTAACGCCGGCGTCCTTGAGCTTGTCCAAGTACTTGGCGTCCGGTTCCGGCACCTCAGCGGACGGGATTTCAGAGATCTCGCGCGCACCGCGGTCTTCTTGCGACTTAGAGGTGGCACTCTCCGAAGAAGAGGAAGGGGCCTCGGACTCCCGCTCGAGGGGCGCGACCTCGGTCTCTTGCGGCGGTTCGCTATCCACCGTGGCGGAATCGCAGCCCGCAAGACCCAAGCACAGCGCCGCGCCCACAACTACTAGCTTGCGCATAGCTACTTCTTCTCGGTCCGAACCTGGCCGAGGACCTCGCTGATCTTGCCGTGCTGGAATTCCTGGCTCAGGCCGCCAGCGGCAATCTCGGAGTAGTCAGAAGTAGGCCAGCCGAACTCGCCCTGCTCCCAGCCAGCCTGGCCCCAGCGGTCCATGATCTTGCTCTTCAAAATGTAGTGCGCGCCAGTCTTCGGGGACCAGTAGATGTTGCCCTTTTCAAAGGTCTGGAAGAAGCCGCCATTGACGGCGTTCTCACCGGACGTCGGGAAGCCGAGCGCAGATTCAGCGCCGCCCATGTCCTTGTACTTGGCGCCGATAGCGCCGTGGACTACCTGGTTGGAGCCATCCGGGTTACGGGTCAGGACGCCATCCTGGAATTCCTGCATGTAGCCCTCGCCGACCTTCTTGACCGGGCCGGTCGGGTACTTCAGGTCGCCCTTTTCGTAGCCGTTCTTGCCCCAGGCCTGGAACATATCGCCGGTAATCTCCCAAGCACCGGTCTCCGGGGACCAGTAGATGGAGCCGTGCTCGAAGTGCACGAAGCGGCCCTTGCCGTCCGGGGTCTTAGACTCGCCGGTCTTAGGGAAGCCCAGCCAGGAGGTAGGTCCGCCGATTTCGGCGTAGCGGGCACCAATGCGGCCGAAGAGGGCGTGCGCACCGGTATCCGGGGACCAGTAAGCGGTACCAGACTCGAAGTCCTGGGCCTTGCCCTTCTTAGCGACGTCGTACTCGTTATTCAAGCAAGAGCCAATGACGCCGCTCTTGGTCTCCTTGGCGATGGCGCCGATGGCCTCACAGTCCGCACCGCGATCAGCCTTGTCCATCTCGAGGGCATCTGCGATGTAGGGCCATGCCTGCTGCATCTCAAACTGCCAGTATTCCCAGCTGTGCACGCCGGATGGGCGGAACTTAATCACTGGGTTAATCTTGGCGCGCTTTGCGTAGTCCACATAGGTCTGGGTGGACATGCGGGAAATGACCTCCAAGCCCATACCGGCAAGGTTGGCCTGACCCTTGGCTACGGAGTTGGCGTTACCAAAGTCATCCTTGCCCGAACCTGCAGAGACATAGACCTTCATGTCCTTCAGGTTTTCAATGCCCAGCTTCGGATCGTGGTCGATCCAGTTTTGGGAACCTGGCTCGCCCCACATCTTGCGGGAATCATAACCGCCGGCATCGCGCTGCGCAGCCATGATGGCTTCCGGCATGCCGCGCGTAGTGGTGTCCAGGTAACCGGAGAAGGAGCCCACGAAGTTGAACAGGTGCGGGTTGCGCTCAGCCAAGTTCATCGCGGCGGTGCCGCCCATGGACAGGCCGGTGACCGCACGCTTATGGTTCGAGCGGTACTCATTGTCCAAGATCGGGATCAATTCCTTGGTGAGGAAGGTCTCCCACATGTAGCGCTTACCGCGGTCTGCCTGCTCCCAGTCCGAGTAGAAGGAAGATTCGCCGCCTACCGGCATCACTAGGTTGACGTTACGGTCAGCGTACTGGTTCAGAATATTGGTCTCGATGGTCCAGCCGGACTCATCGTCACGTGCACGCAGGCCGTCGAGTGCCCATACCTCTGGGAACTTCTTTTCTGGGTGGGAGTACCAGTCACGAGCCAGCTGGATTTGTACCTTCTGCTCTTTGTCCGGCATAGCCGCGGACTTGATGTAGACCATCAGGTGGCGGTTGGTCAGGTACTCCACACGGTTGATCTTCACGCCCTCCGGCAGGCCCTTAACATCCGGGTATTCGGTGTTCAGCGGGGTGCGGGCGGGCGGATCCTTCGGTGCGAAGTGATCGGACAGGCTGGAATCGCCGCCGATTGCGGAAGAGAGATCGCCTACGGAAGATTGTGCGGTGGCGTTTGGCAGCAGAGCCAAACCCACCGCAATAGCGGTAGGTACTGCGGCCACTGCAAGGCCCTTGCGAGCTTTGCTCGGGGAAGTGCTTTTGCGCATAGGTAAACGTCCTTGAAGATTTGCCGCGGTACCTTCCGAGGGTTCCCCTCCCCCGGACCGATGCCTGCGGCGTGAGCTGTCTATCGTGTGCTCAAGTTTAAGTTGAACTTGAGACTTACGCTAGACTGACACGCCGCTACATTGCCGGGGAGTTGCCCGGGCTATCCTGTCCGCTCACGCGGTACAGGTGCTCGTTGACAAACTCGCCGACACCCCAGCGTGCCAGCTCGCGGCCGTAGCCGGAGCGGTTCACGCCACCGAAAGGCAGGCCTGCTGCGGTTACCGACGCCTCGTTGACAAACGTCATGCCATCGTTGAGCTGGTTTGCCACCTCGAACGCGGCATCCAGGTCGGTGCCCCAGACGGAGCTGGACAGACCATACTCCGAGTTATTGGCAATCTCGATAGCCTCTTCAACATCCTTGGCCTTGTAGACAATAGCCACAGGGCCGAAGATCTCGTTGCAGCCTACGTCGGTGGATGGGTCGACGTCGGTAAGCAGCGCAGGCTCCATGTAGGCGCCCTCGCGGTCAATCTTCTTGCCGCCTACGCGAATCTTAGCGTCGCCGTTGGCCGCGGCCTTTTCCAGGCGCTCCACGATCTCATCGCGAGCATCGATGGAGGACAGCGGACCAATGTCGGCATTCTCGTCGTCATAAGTGCCGACCTTCATGTCCCCAATCTTCTTTTCCAGGTACTCCACGGTGCGGTCGTAGAAGTCCTCCAGAACGATGAGGCGCTTTGGCGCGTTGCAGGCCTGGCCGGTGTTGTACATGCGGATCAGGTTGTACTGATCCAGTACCCACTCCAGGTTCTCATCATCAATAACCAGGAACGGGTCGTTGCCGCCCAGCTCCAGTACGGACTTCTTGTAGTTTTCGCCAGCGGTCTTGGCCACGGCAGAGCCCGCACCCTCCGAACCGGTCAGCGAAACACCCTTGATGCGCTTATCCGCTACAAAGGCATCCATCTGGGAACCGGAAGCGTAGATGTTGATGTACGCATCCTTCGGCAGACCAGCCTCTTCCAGGATGTCCTGGCATGCCTGGGAAGACAGCGGGCAGATGGAAGCGTGCTTGAGCACAATGGTGTTACCCAGCAGCAGGTTAGGCGCCGCGAAACGGGCTACCTGGTAGTACGGGAAGTTCCACGGCATGATGCCGAGCAACGGTCCGATCGGCTCCTTGCGCACTACGGTCTTGTCGGCGTTTTGTGCCGGCAGGTACTCGTCGGCAAGCAGCTCGTGCGCGTGCTCGGAGTAGTAGCGGTAAATATCGGCAACAATCTGTACCTCGGCCTTGGCCCAACGGGTCAGCTTGCCCATCTCGCGACCGATGTGGTCTGCCAACTCATCAATGCGCTCTTCATAAAGATCAGCTGCGCGGGACAAAACCGCAGCACGCTCCTCGATGCGAGTGCTACGCCATGCATCGTAGGCCGCGGTGGAACGGTCTAGGATGTCATCGCGCTGCGAGTCATCGATACGTTCAAACTGGTCTTCACTCTTGCCTGTGTTTGGGTTCTCAATAGCGAACATGCGCCCCTGTATAGTCCCAACTCACAAACCTTGCAATGGCCCCCTCCTGAGCTTGAGGAATCGCTCCCACGTCAGCTTCCAATGAATATTCCGGGGCGCCAGAGGACCTGCCGCTCGGTCCACCTCATAGGTGCCATCCTCAAACATCCAGACAATATCTCCGGTAAACGGGTCCATGATGTATCGCACCCGACCATCCGTCTTCACGTTATGGTGATGCTGACACAGGCACACCAGGTTTCCCACACTGGTAGGCCCTTTGTCGCCGTACTCCACTCGGTGATCCAATTGACAATAGTGCGCTGGCATTGAGCACCCTGGCCACCGGCAGGTCGCGTCCCGCCCCTGCACCCAGGCACGGATTTCTTCTGAGGGGACATACTTTTTGACGTCCTCGGCGGTTAGAGTTCGCACCGCAGAGTCATGTGCTAAGTCCTCCCCCAGATCGCACCATCCCGCGCTAGGAATAAAGACGCGGGAAGGATCCTCGCCAGTGCGATAGGTGTTAATCACCACCTTGGTACTAGTGCGGTTGAAGATCAGACTTTCCAGCGCCTCCGCCTTTGAAACTCCCTCTTGTGCTGCCGCTTTATCAATATGTCTAGAAATTGCCGCCGCAGTGGCCTTATCTGTCTTCAACACAATCGTGGCCTGTCCACCCGAATAGGACACCGACACTGCGCGCTCGATCTGCGCCGATAAATCTGGCTTCAGCAGCCCATCAATGAATCCACGCAGGAAATTTCGGATTTCCGGTTCCGTCGGCACATGCTGTCCTGGGTCTTTGGGCGTGAGGAAATCCGCCAAGGCCGCATCAACGAGTTGGATCTGCGCTTCATCCTCGCCGAGGGGGCGCAATTCCACGTCAATAACTTGGAGTCGCGGAAGGTCCAAAATCCAGTGTTCCGTTTGCACTGCGGTAGTAAGCGGCAGTTCGCGCATCCGAAAGTGGGCTTGGATTGCACTTGATACCCGCCATCGCGAAAGACCGAGTCTCTTGGACAATACGGCCAGTGTGCAATCAACGTCGTCTTCTAACTGTGGCAGCACTGCCTGGAACAGTTGCCATGATTGAATTCTTTGCACCATGGCCATGACACACACGGTGTCTTCCATGTCATTGGTAGAAAAATACGCCTGTTTTGGTGGTGCGGTAGCAGTAGTCACGAAAGCTCCCCCTCTAAATAATTTCGCACACCCGATCGAACTGACACCCCTAGATTAACCCAATGGCGAGACGCCCGCAATAGTTAGACGTATATTTGTTCGATACCCGTCGCAAAAGAAAATCCCCTTTCCTTAAGAAAGGGGATTCGGCCGCAAGAATTACCAAGCGTTCATGACGTTAAGCACCTGTGGCTTAGAGCGATTGAGCTGGTAGCCGAACTGCTCCCAGTTGTGCAGACCCTGTGCTGGGTAGTCCACGGTCGGGTTCAGGCCCTGCAGGCGAGCGGCACCCTCCCACACGCGGGTGGTGATATTGGAGCCGACCTCAAGTGCAGCACCGGCGGCTTGGTGCTCCGGCAGGTAGTGAGCATCGCCAGCGCCTGGGACACCAGAGGCCGCGGAGATGTACAGGTTGGTATTGCGCAACTTCGGAATAAGCAGCAGCGGATCGTTCTGGAAACGCTTCGGGTTAAACAGGGAACCGTACATAGCGTTGATGTTGAATCCGCCCGCATCCAGCATGGCAAAGCGCATCATGGTCTGAGCGCCTGGGACCGTGGTGGTCAGGAAGCCGGAGTAGGACAGCGCCTGACGGAACTGGTTCGGGTGCTTTGCAGCCAGGGTCAAGGCGGCACCGGCGCCCATGGACAGGCCAGCAATGGAGTTGTTGTTGCGGGCAACACCGAAGTTGCGCTCCAAGTAGCCAGGAAGCTCGCTGGTCAGGAAGGTTTCCCACTTGTAGTTGACCGGATTTTCAAGGTCGTAGGTAGCAGGACCCTGCCAGTCAGCGTAGAAGGAAGCGGCACCACCGACGGGCATAGCGAGGGTGATGTTGTGCGGCTCGTAAGTCTTGGCAGCATTAACGTCATTTACCCATGCGTTAGTGCGATCGGTGGCACGCAGGCCATCTAGCAGGTAGAGGGCAGCATTGCCGCCGCGCTTTGCCGGCTGAACCTGCACCGGGATGGTGCGGCCCATAGCCTGGGACCAAACGTCGCAACGCTGGACCCACCAGCCAACCTTGTCCCACTCACACGTACCAGTGGCGTCACGGCGCAGCCAGTCGCGGTTGGCTGCCTCTGCCGGCTGGGAACCTGCCACGACGGCCAGGCCCAAAGCTACGGCAACTGCCATGATGACTGAAAGGACGCGACCCTTGATGGATGCAGTCATCTTTCTCCTTCAAACTACTCGGTGATTGTCACTAAGTTCTATCGTCCGGAACCTGTATACCGTTAACGTCACGGATCGATAACAATGTCACAGAATAGTGTAACTTAGGTTCCCCCTAAAGTCTGCATTTAAAGGGATTAACGCAGGTAGTCCGAAGGATCAGAGGAAAAAGTGAGGGTCCGGCCATCGGTCAGAGAGAATTTAATATTTTTCCAGAAACGGTCCCAAGTTAGGGGTTCCCTGTATGTGGCGAAGAGTTTCTGAAAATCGGCGTCGGCAAGCGCGGCGCGAGCCTTGGCCGCCTCGTACTTATCAATCCACGCCGGGATCTCGTCAATATCGGCCGCGGAATCTGCCACCTGCCACGACATATCCAAGCTCTTGTCGTGCCCAATGCGACCGCCCTCGATGCGCGGCTGGCGCGCCGCCAAAGGGTTGCTGAGGCCGATATTGTCCAGCACGCGAATATCCAGCGGCGCATTCATGGAAGACAGACCCAAATTGAGCAGGTAAACGGTCGGCGGATCGGTGCGCGAAGGGTCCGCAGGCGTGGCCGTCCACGAGAACCTATCTTCGCCCTTGATATAGCGGAAGGTCATGGCGTCGCCGGCCTCTAGCTCGTCGATGCCCTCCTGGTAGTCCTCCATAAACTTGGCGCCGAGGAACTCTTCAGCGCGCATAGGAGGATCCTGGCGCTGGGTGGCATAGGTCCAAAAATCACGCTCGTCCACGATGGAAATCTCATCCGCATAGATGCTGCGATCCACCGGATGTCCGCGTAGAACGATAACCAGCGCCCACACCGCACAGAGGACGGAAACGATCCACATGCGTACGCTAACGACAAAAATCGGAAGCAGAAACGCAAAAAGTGGCAGCAGCAGCATGCGGCCGTGCATAAAGTCTCCGCCCACGCGCAAGACGTAGAGCGTATGGATGAGCGCCGCGCCCACAAAAAGATAGGTGGCAGTGGCGGTGGAGCGCAGAGCTGTGGGGCGCAGGTCCGCCTTCCACAGACCCGCAATGGCAAGCACGATGAGCGGCAGGAAGAGCCAGTACGGTCCGGCGAAGTCCGCCAGGTAGGTAAAGCCCTTGCCCCATTCGGAACCGGCCGCGGACTTGGCCACGGCCGTGTGCGGGGTTAGTAGGCCGTAGTAACCCATGCGGAAAATCTCATAGGCCAACGGCAGCGGCACTGCAACGGCAAGAATCTTCCACCAGCGGTGGGATACGAGCAGCACGATTCCCACCAGGCCGCCGTACAGAGCGAGCTCTGGGCGCACCAGCCAGGACAGCCCGGCCCAGAAGGCGAGCCAATAGGCGTCGCTATTGCTCCCGGAGTGGCGGCGCGGGCGCGACCACCGCAACAACAGCCACCACAGCACCGCAAGGTAGAAGATGCACAGACCCCATTCCAGGCCGGAAGTAAAGAAGTCGCGGGCCGGTGGCAGGGCCACATACACAAGTGCGCCGGCCGGGAGGACGGCGCCAGAGCGCATGCTTGCCGACGCCCCCGTGCCGACAACCATTGCTGCTACCGCCAAGAAGAGGCCCAAGTAAATGGCGATGCCTTCCAGGTTTGCGTGGGAGACCCAGCGCACGAGGAAGATGAGGTACTGCCACAGCGTGGAAGTATTGGCCTCGACTCGTTCGCCCATATTGAATACGGGCCCGTTTCCGGCTTCGAGATTGCGCACGGTACGCAGGACGATGAGGCCGTCATCAGAAATCCAGCGGCGAGCGAAGCCGCCCCAGAAAGATAAAACACCGATCACAAGAATGACCGCTGGGGTACTCCAGCGGGCGATACTCTTGTGGTCGATGTTAAGCACGGGGAGAAAGTTTATCAGCCCCGCAGAAAATTTCTACATCGATTCCGCTGTGTCTAGAACAACGGCATGATATAAACCGCCATGGCAATGCAGGCGAGCCAGGCCAAGGCGAGGACTTGCAAAGTGCGGTCCTCCAGTGCAATCTCGTCCGGTGCGCCGCCCTGGCCGCGGTCCACATCGGCCGCATAGCGGAGGATGGCGATGGTAAACGGCACCATGGAAATCTGGTACCACACGCCACCGGTCTGGGCGTCATTTGCGAGTTCGAAGCCCCACAAGGTGTAGCAGATGACCACAGCGGTGGCGGCTAGGGTCCACACGAAGCGCAGGTAGGTGGGCGTATACCCCTCGAGGGACTTGCGGATTTTCGCGCCGGTCTGTTCTACCAACAGGATCTCCGAGTAGCGCTTGCCGGAGGCCATAAACAGCGAGCCAAAGGCCGCCACCAGCAGGAACCACTGGGACAGCTCGATGCCCGCGGCTACGCCACCGGCCATGGTGCGCAGCATGAAGCCGGAGGACACCAGCGCAATATCGATCACCGGCATATGCTTCCAGCCAAAGCAATAGCCCAACTGCAGTGCGATATAAATCGCCATCACGATAGCCAGCTGCGGCCCGGCCGTAGCGAGGAAAGACAAGCCGATGGACAGGCAGATGAGCACCACGGCCATGACATAGGCAAGCTTGATCGGTAGCACACCCGAGGCAATCGGGCGGAAGCGCTTGGTCGGATGCTCTTGGTCCTCTCGCCAATCCTTCGCATCGTTAATCAGGTAGATGGAGGAAGCGCCGAGGCAGAAGACGACGAAGGCCAAGAGGACGTCGAGAAGCACGCGGCCATGGAACAGCGCTTCGGCGCCGGCCGCGGCGGGGGCGGCCAGCACCAGGACGTTTTTCACCCACTGCTTGGGGCGCAGGGCCTTAATCATGCCATCGACAAGATTCTTTGGCGGCTTGCGCTTGCGGCCGGTATCTACGCCAGAGGTGTGCGGTTCCGAATGGAAAAAGTGCTGGTTTCCATCATCACTCATGCTTCATTCCTTTCATCACGACCTCCGCGGTAGCAGCGCCGATGGCCGCGCCCACGGCCGTATCTGTTGGGTAGTGCACTCCGAGCACCATACGCGATGCCATCATTACCGGCACGCCGAGAAGAGGCGCCTTGCGGCCGGTAAGGCGGCTTACCGCCACCAGGAATGCGGTGGTCGAAGTCGCGTGCGAGCTGGGGAAAGACAACTTGGAGGGGGTCTTTACCCCCACGCGCACGTACGGATAGTCCGGGCGCTTGCGGCGCACGATGCGCTTGAGCACCACGCTGGCGGCGTGCGCGAGGAAGGCGGCGGCCCCAACACGGATCCAGCCTTCGCGGCGGCGCTTGTCGATGCCCGCCCCTACCGCAGCGCTGCCCATCCAGCCCAAGGCATGCTCGCCCCAGTGGCTAAGCCCGCGGGCGGTGGGAAGCACGCCGGGCACGTCGAAGGCCGCACCCTGGATGGATTCGAGGACGCGCGATTCTGCTACGGAAATCTTATTGGGCATCGAAGACCTTCTTCCACGACTCGCGCGAGGTCAGCTCCGGCTGTGCCGCGCGGTATTCGGTGCGCAGGTCGTCGAAGTTCTCCTCGATTTCCTTCAGCAGATCGCGGGTCTGGGTCACGAGGTCCTTGGCTAGGTCGCGATCACGCTTGCGGAAGGCCACGCCGGTGCCACCCGCGGTGGACACGGTGGCCGAATCAACGCGGGACAAGGTGAACCAGCGAGCCTCGTCTGGGGTGAGGTTGAGCTGCGGCGCCTCATGGTGCGCAGCATCTTCCTTGCTGACGAGGTGCTTGAGGCCCTTGATGGCCCACGGGATCTTCTTAATCTTGGCCAGGCGGCCGCCGATATTGCGGGTGGGTACGCCCGGCGCGCCGGTGGGAGCCGGCAGCTCATCGGCGGATTCCAGGATCACGGCATCGGAGTAGTTCTTACGGATCTGCGCGATGCGCGGCAGCGAAGACTCCAGGATGTCGAAGAGATGGTCCGGTCCGGCCAGGAAGTCCCGCATGGCCTCAATCTGGATGGCCATGGTGGAGTATTCCATGCACATGGTGTGCTTGAGGGTGGACTTAAAGATGGACTTGGTAATGCCCTTGGCCGGCCCCTCGTGGTACATCGCGGCTACGATGAGGCGGTTGCGCAGGTGGAAGTAGGCCTGCCAGTCAATGGCATCGTCCTTATCCGCCCAGGCCATGTGCCAGATAGCGGCGCCCGGCCAGGTCACCGTGGGGAATCCGTTGCGCGCCGCGCGCAGGGAGTACTCGGTATCGTCCCACTTGATAAACAGCGGCAGCGGCTGGCCGTTGGTTTCTGCCACGATGCGCGGGAAGAGGCACATCCACCAGCCGTTGTATTCCACGTCTACGCGGCGGTGCAGCGCGCGGGAATCGTACTTCTTGGGATCCAGGTGGGTTTCGCGGGTGCCGATGGCGCGCAGCGGGTACTTGGCAAAGTCGTGGTCGTAGACGGCGTGCGGCGCCGCGCCCCACATGAAATCGGCACGGTTGACCTGCTCGCCGGTGGTGCGCAGCTGGGAGCGCTCCTGCAGGTTGAGCATCTGGCCGCCGACGATGATGGGCTTGGCCGCGTAGCGGGCCGCCTGAACCGCACGCAGCACGGAATCCGGCTCGATAGCGATGTCATCGTCCATGTACAGGATGAAGGGCGAATCGGTATTTTCCAGCGCCTCGTACATGATGCGGGAGTAGCCGCCGGAGCCGCCCAGGTTGCCTTGGCGGAATTCGCGGAAGCGCTCGCCAAAGTGGGCCACCGCCTCGTCGTACCCCGGCTCATCGGCTGGGTGCTGGTTGCCTTGATCCGGCATGAGGACGAAGTCGATGATCTCATCTACTACCGGGTCCTCGGCCAGCGCCTTGAGCGCTGCCACGGCATCGGTCGGGCGGTTAAAGGTGGGAATACCAACCGCCACGCGCTTGTCCTGCGCCGGCTGCTCGGTGCCGTCCGGCAAAAGCTGTGGGCCGGGGGCATGGGGGGAGCACCAGGCGGCGTCGGCAAGCGTGGTTTCCTGCTCGGCGGTGATATCGAACCACAGCCAGCCGCCATCCTCGAAGTTCTTAAGCGGCAGCTCGAACTCGTGGTGGCCGGTGCCTACCAGGTGGTTGGCCACGGAAATGCGCTGGCCATCCTGCTTGGAGCGGTAGAGGGAAATATTTGCTTGACCCTCAATGTCCAGGCTGAGGATTACGGAGCGCAGCTGGGACCAGCGGCGCCAGTAGGAGGCTGGGAAGGCGTTGAAGTAGGTTTCAAAA
This genomic stretch from Corynebacterium tuberculostearicum harbors:
- a CDS encoding glycosyltransferase, which codes for MTANNTQAHEPLQRILLPKRGEPFDVRMLYLIEAEQNRERLSWFNRTSVTIPAGEEASFETYFNAFPASYWRRWSQLRSVILSLDIEGQANISLYRSKQDGQRISVANHLVGTGHHEFELPLKNFEDGGWLWFDITAEQETTLADAAWCSPHAPGPQLLPDGTEQPAQDKRVAVGIPTFNRPTDAVAALKALAEDPVVDEIIDFVLMPDQGNQHPADEPGYDEAVAHFGERFREFRQGNLGGSGGYSRIMYEALENTDSPFILYMDDDIAIEPDSVLRAVQAARYAAKPIIVGGQMLNLQERSQLRTTGEQVNRADFMWGAAPHAVYDHDFAKYPLRAIGTRETHLDPKKYDSRALHRRVDVEYNGWWMCLFPRIVAETNGQPLPLFIKWDDTEYSLRAARNGFPTVTWPGAAIWHMAWADKDDAIDWQAYFHLRNRLIVAAMYHEGPAKGITKSIFKSTLKHTMCMEYSTMAIQIEAMRDFLAGPDHLFDILESSLPRIAQIRKNYSDAVILESADELPAPTGAPGVPTRNIGGRLAKIKKIPWAIKGLKHLVSKEDAAHHEAPQLNLTPDEARWFTLSRVDSATVSTAGGTGVAFRKRDRDLAKDLVTQTRDLLKEIEENFDDLRTEYRAAQPELTSRESWKKVFDAQ